Sequence from the Candidatus Bathyarchaeota archaeon genome:
GTGAGATTGCGGGCAGAGAAGGATTAAATAGCGTACTTATAATGTGAGTTGGATCTAACTTCAAATGATTCGTCACCTACATCTTGACCCTGTAGATTCTCGCTCCATGCGGCGTTCCTCTGCTCTCCCCTTCTTTGATCCGTTTTTCAAGGTAGTAGGAAATGTGAACACATGAGAAAGATGACTCAGGACAACATGAAGAGCGCCTATGCAGGGAAAAGCCCACGCTACAAACCATTATAAAATCATAGACATGATAAGAGGGTCAGATTGCAACCTCCAAATAGCGATCGAAGGCGAAACATACACGTTCCGCCTCTCCCCTGCCTCACCTATAATCCTCCCAAATTTTTTGGCAGCACGATGACACATCGAATGTCTACAACGTATTTTATACGATAAACCAAAAACTAACATGCATGTTGAAATTAAGACTAGACCATACATATGGGAGGGAGTAGATGAGCGAATCTGGAGACTTCTACAAGAGATTCCTCAAACTATATGAGGCCAGCCTGGCGCATGAGAAGTATAGAGGCCGCGAATGTTTGAACCTGATCGCCAGCGAAGGTTTAACATCACCAGCTGTAGATGAGATGCTCAACCTATGCAGAGACTTGAGGTGCAGATACTCTGAGGGAGAGAACGACCTCTCAGGCCACGTCCATTCAAGACACTATCAAGGCCAGAAATACATGACTGTAATCGAGGATGCTACGGCAGACCTGATGAAGGAAGTTATTGGATGCGACTGGATCGATATAAGGCCGATATCAGGATTGCAGGCTAACCAAGTGACTTTCTGGGGCCTCTCCGAGGTAACCAAGAACAGGAGGATGCTGAGCATACCCCTAGAGGCTGGAGCCCACTCCTCACACGACTATACAGGCAACGCAGGGGAGGTTATAGGTCTAGAGGTGATGAGCCTCAAGTATGATGTGGATGAGTTGAACCTCGACGTCGAAGGTTCAGAGGAGATCATCAAGTCTGTCAAGCCTGGGATAGTTACTTTCGGTGGGAGCCTATTCCTCTTCCCTAACCCTATCAGGAAACTAGCTGAGGCAGCGAAGGATGTTGGAGCCTACATAGTATACGATGCAGCCCACGTCCTAGGCCTGATAGTTGGAGGCGAATTTCAAGACCCATTGAGGGAAGGAGCTGATTTCATAACATCATCGACCCACAAAACATTTCCAGGACCACAAGGAGGCATAGTCTGCGCAAATTTGAGTGGAGGCAGCGGATACGATGAGAGGATGGTTAAAGGGGCTAAAAAGATCCAGCATGCAATCTTCCCCCTCTCAACATCGAACACCCATCCAGGAAGGTTCCCAGCCTTGGGTGTGGCAGCGTTAGAGATGAAAGTCTTCGGAAAGGAGCTGGCGGCTCAAACAGTCAAGAACGCCCAAACTGCTGGCAGGCACCTTTACAGTATGGGGTTGATGGTATTGGGGAGGAAACTCGGATACACCAGATCCCACCAAATAGCTTTGGATGTAAGAGATTTCGGAGGCGGCAGGAAGGTTGCGCAGAGACTCGAAGAAGTGAATATCATAGTGAACAAGCAGATCCTCCCGTACGATAAGCCTGGTAGTAGGGAGGATCCATCAGGCCTGAGGCTCGGCTTCCAATATCTGACAAGGATGGGATTCGAGGAGAGTGATGTGAAGCATATCTGCGAGATTATTGGTGATGTTATTAAGAGCCCTGATATGAGTCGAAATAGGAAGGAGGCCTTAAAGATGGAGGTTACCGAACTAGTGAGAAGGTTCAACTCAATAAAGTACGGATTCAAAAGTTTAAGGGACGCATTGAATCATGCAAGTATACAATAACTATAATGTTCCTGATCACCTCCTAATTCTTTAACAATATGCAAAGGGTAATTCCATGTCAAACTTCTAAATTGTATGCCTAGTGAAAAGTCTTAGCATATCCACCTTACGATGACGTAAGCCAAATAGTATAACGGATAAACTTCTATCGAAGATAGAAGCATGGTAGTCGGTGGGAATATTATTCATTTGCGAATAAAAATTGTTTGCGATATAGTCTTCTATCAGGGATTTGTAGATGAATTTGAAATAGTTGTTCAAAGGTTGCGACGCATATCTTCAATTGTCTCTTTCGTCAGTGGAAGTTCTGCTTTTTCCATGACTTCGACCATCGCCATCATATTCTCTGTTGGGACACGATTTTCAGTGCTTACGATGAGTGTGATTCGTTCGCCTGGAATTGTATGTTCCAAAAGGTCTATGAGATACTTTTTGACATTCTTGGGGGATGGACCCATCAGTGTTGAGATTGTTGATGGAAAGTTTATCCAGAGGACTTTATTCTTCCATATATTCAGGGCTTCATCTATAGGTAGGTCTCCCATCGGTGGTGGAGTGAAGGCCTCTATAACGTTTAGTCTGGTTTTTGCAATATGATCTCTTAGGGCTTTGAGTCTTCCATCCATATGGACATTTAGGAGTTTCCCTTTTGGGTGGAGGATCTCAGCGCACTCCTCGTATGGCGATATGTAGTATTTCTCGAATAGTGGAGGGTTGACTAGGATGCTATCGATGTTCGCTCCGACCATAACCACTTCGGCGGGCGAGTTGGCTGCGATAGGATAAAGTTCCTTAATATACTTCTCTTTGAGTATTTCATAGATCTCCTCTATTGCCTCTCTGTTCTTGACCAGGTCCATGTAGAATCTTTTCCAGTCAACAAACT
This genomic interval carries:
- a CDS encoding serine hydroxymethyltransferase → MSESGDFYKRFLKLYEASLAHEKYRGRECLNLIASEGLTSPAVDEMLNLCRDLRCRYSEGENDLSGHVHSRHYQGQKYMTVIEDATADLMKEVIGCDWIDIRPISGLQANQVTFWGLSEVTKNRRMLSIPLEAGAHSSHDYTGNAGEVIGLEVMSLKYDVDELNLDVEGSEEIIKSVKPGIVTFGGSLFLFPNPIRKLAEAAKDVGAYIVYDAAHVLGLIVGGEFQDPLREGADFITSSTHKTFPGPQGGIVCANLSGGSGYDERMVKGAKKIQHAIFPLSTSNTHPGRFPALGVAALEMKVFGKELAAQTVKNAQTAGRHLYSMGLMVLGRKLGYTRSHQIALDVRDFGGGRKVAQRLEEVNIIVNKQILPYDKPGSREDPSGLRLGFQYLTRMGFEESDVKHICEIIGDVIKSPDMSRNRKEALKMEVTELVRRFNSIKYGFKSLRDALNHASIQ